In a genomic window of Actinomycetota bacterium:
- a CDS encoding bifunctional nuclease family protein, whose product MVEVTLVGVRVELPTNQPIVLLKERDGVRFLPIWIGAVEATAIAFALQGVVTQRPMTHDLLKSVLDEVGVTVEGIDITELREGTFYAAIRMRTRGASYEVSSRPSDAIALAVRAGAPIFVAEEVLEEASINMREDEAEEAPDIQVEKFREFLDQVSPEDFKNQ is encoded by the coding sequence ATGGTCGAGGTTACGCTCGTTGGCGTCCGGGTCGAGTTGCCGACCAACCAGCCCATCGTGCTGCTCAAGGAACGCGACGGGGTTCGCTTCCTCCCCATCTGGATCGGCGCCGTCGAGGCGACCGCCATCGCCTTCGCCCTGCAGGGAGTGGTCACCCAGCGCCCCATGACCCATGACCTCCTGAAGTCCGTGCTGGACGAGGTGGGCGTGACGGTGGAGGGGATCGACATCACCGAGCTGCGCGAGGGCACCTTCTACGCCGCCATCCGCATGCGGACCCGGGGAGCCTCCTACGAGGTCTCCAGCCGGCCCTCCGACGCCATCGCCCTCGCCGTCCGGGCGGGCGCCCCGATCTTCGTCGCCGAGGAGGTCCTGGAGGAAGCCAGCATCAACATGCGGGAGGACGAGGCCGAGGAAGCACCCGACATTCAGGTCGAAAAGTTCCGTGAGTTTCTCGATCAGGTCTCGCCTGAGGACTTCAAGAACCAGTGA
- the hpt gene encoding hypoxanthine phosphoribosyltransferase → MAPAALAELAYTREQIHDRVRELATAVSADLAVASAASGERPLLISVLKGSVIFLADLVRQMPIDADVDFMSISRYSEADRTGVVRIVKDLEQPLDGRDVVIVEDIVDTGLSLAYLLRTLETRAPASLRICALIDKRVLRIAELPVDYAGFETSSFLVGYGLDLHGRYRNLPDLLAVTDVAALAAAPDALAGTLFPILEA, encoded by the coding sequence GTGGCTCCCGCCGCCCTCGCCGAGCTCGCCTATACCCGGGAGCAGATCCATGACCGGGTCCGGGAGCTGGCCACAGCGGTGTCGGCCGACCTGGCGGTGGCGAGCGCGGCGTCGGGAGAGCGGCCCCTGCTGATCTCGGTGCTGAAGGGGTCGGTGATCTTCCTCGCCGATCTCGTGCGCCAGATGCCGATCGACGCCGATGTGGACTTCATGTCCATCTCCCGCTATTCGGAAGCCGACCGCACAGGCGTGGTGCGCATCGTCAAGGACCTGGAACAGCCCCTCGACGGGCGTGACGTGGTCATCGTCGAGGACATCGTGGATACCGGGCTCTCCCTGGCCTACCTGCTGCGCACGTTGGAGACTCGGGCCCCGGCATCGCTGCGCATCTGCGCCCTCATCGACAAGCGGGTGTTGCGGATTGCCGAGCTGCCCGTGGACTATGCGGGCTTTGAGACCAGCAGTTTCCTGGTGGGCTACGGGCTCGACCTGCACGGCCGCTACCGCAACCTCCCGGACCTCCTGGCGGTGACCGACGTGGCCGCCCTGGCGGCCGCACCCGACGCCCTGGCGGGCACGCTGTTCCCAATCCTCGAAGCCTGA
- a CDS encoding MerR family transcriptional regulator — MSIGDVLKSLREEFPEVTVSKIRFLEAEGLIEPERTPSGYRKFYQQDLARLRYILRLQRDNFMPLKIIRRKLEQFEADGAEAPAAPAPARADSTGTDASGTPAPSTVPYAPEDDLDTPVGGLHLSLDELAAASGLATEQLKELQEYGLIDAHPLEGSVFYDEDDLMIAKIARDFAKVGIEPRHLRMYRHFAEREAGLFEQAVVPRGGSNDSRRRAVQSLSDLAKLSSRLKGLLLRSTLRQHLQR, encoded by the coding sequence ATGAGCATCGGGGACGTGCTCAAGTCCCTGCGCGAGGAGTTCCCCGAGGTGACCGTCTCCAAGATCCGCTTCCTGGAGGCGGAGGGGCTCATCGAGCCGGAGCGCACGCCCTCGGGCTACCGCAAGTTCTACCAACAGGACCTTGCCCGCCTGCGGTACATCCTGCGCCTGCAGCGCGACAACTTCATGCCGCTCAAGATCATCCGGCGCAAGCTCGAGCAGTTCGAGGCGGATGGTGCCGAAGCCCCGGCGGCCCCCGCTCCGGCTCGGGCGGACAGTACCGGGACCGACGCCAGCGGGACGCCGGCGCCCAGCACCGTGCCCTACGCACCCGAGGACGACCTCGACACGCCCGTCGGCGGGCTCCACCTGAGCCTCGATGAGCTGGCGGCGGCCAGCGGCCTGGCCACCGAGCAGCTGAAGGAGTTGCAGGAATACGGGCTGATCGACGCCCATCCGCTGGAGGGGAGCGTCTTCTACGACGAAGACGACCTGATGATCGCCAAGATCGCCCGGGACTTCGCCAAAGTGGGCATCGAGCCCCGCCACCTGCGCATGTACCGGCACTTCGCCGAGCGGGAGGCGGGTCTGTTCGAGCAGGCGGTCGTGCCCCGGGGCGGGTCCAACGACAGCCGGCGCCGGGCCGTCCAGTCGCTGTCCGACCTCGCCAAGCTCTCCTCCCGCCTGAAGGGCCTCCTGCTCCGCTCGACGCTCCGCCAGCACCTGCAGCGCTGA
- a CDS encoding FHA domain-containing protein: protein MFCTNCGNRNPEGANFCGTCGAPLRPDAAGGRSAPGQEGGEDTTVTFNLETEGDGEEEFSVPIDELEEGRAIIVVRRGPNAGTKFFLDKDVVTCGRNPSSDIFLDDVTVSRRHAEIRRKDGAFQLEDVGSLNGTFVNRHRVDTTPLASGDEIQIGKFKLVFFTGGPPRA, encoded by the coding sequence ATGTTCTGTACGAATTGCGGGAACCGCAACCCAGAAGGCGCGAATTTCTGCGGCACCTGCGGGGCCCCGTTACGACCGGACGCCGCCGGCGGCCGCTCCGCCCCGGGCCAAGAGGGGGGTGAGGACACCACTGTCACCTTCAACCTCGAGACCGAAGGTGACGGTGAGGAGGAGTTCTCCGTCCCGATCGACGAACTTGAGGAGGGCCGGGCCATCATCGTCGTCCGGCGCGGGCCGAACGCCGGGACGAAGTTCTTCCTGGACAAAGACGTCGTGACCTGCGGCCGGAATCCTTCCAGTGACATCTTCCTGGATGACGTGACCGTGTCACGGCGCCACGCCGAGATCCGGCGCAAGGACGGTGCGTTCCAGTTGGAGGACGTCGGGAGCCTCAACGGGACCTTCGTGAACCGTCACCGGGTGGACACCACGCCGCTGGCCAGCGGCGACGAGATCCAGATCGGGAAGTTCAAGCTCGTCTTCTTCACCGGAGGCCCGCCGCGAGCGTGA
- the gcvH gene encoding glycine cleavage system protein GcvH — protein MSAIPPDLRYTTEHEWVRVEAGLCRIGITDFAQERLGDVVYLELPAEGAEVTAGDPMGEVESTKSVSDVFAPVSGTVEEVNAECRENPAAVNQDPYGDGWLAVIRVSDPDAVNQLLSAGDYETLVASLDEG, from the coding sequence ATGTCAGCCATCCCCCCCGACCTCCGCTACACCACCGAGCACGAGTGGGTACGCGTCGAAGCCGGGCTCTGCAGGATCGGGATCACCGATTTCGCCCAGGAGCGCCTGGGCGACGTCGTCTACCTGGAGCTCCCCGCCGAGGGGGCCGAGGTCACGGCCGGCGACCCGATGGGGGAGGTCGAGTCCACCAAGTCGGTGTCCGACGTCTTCGCCCCGGTGAGCGGCACCGTCGAGGAGGTCAACGCCGAATGCCGGGAGAACCCCGCCGCCGTGAACCAGGACCCCTACGGCGACGGGTGGCTCGCCGTCATCCGGGTCTCCGATCCGGACGCGGTCAACCAGCTGCTCAGCGCCGGTGACTACGAGACTCTCGTCGCCAGCCTCGACGAGGGCTAG
- a CDS encoding CDP-alcohol phosphatidyltransferase family protein: MADPPGEVVLDRVFTIPNLISFARLLALPVFLWVYLSGHVLAATVILVVVGVSDFLDGFVARATGQVSNLGKLLDPLADRLVIIAVLVAFGARGTVPWILSGFIIARDVIIMAAFLALEKKGIPRLPVNRTGKRATASIFVGFGFAALGAVMKVSGVHGERSAAAGVHDTALVFLILGAALYWAAGYLYATEIRRGAARAGGTGQAQTGGGSR; this comes from the coding sequence GTGGCGGATCCCCCCGGGGAGGTCGTGCTCGACCGGGTCTTCACCATCCCCAACCTCATCTCGTTCGCACGGCTCCTGGCGCTCCCGGTGTTCCTGTGGGTGTACCTGAGCGGCCACGTCCTCGCCGCCACGGTCATCCTCGTCGTGGTGGGCGTCAGCGACTTCCTCGACGGGTTCGTCGCCCGGGCGACCGGCCAGGTCTCCAACCTGGGCAAGCTGCTCGATCCGCTCGCCGACCGGCTGGTCATTATCGCCGTTCTCGTCGCGTTCGGGGCCAGGGGCACCGTGCCTTGGATCCTGTCCGGGTTCATCATCGCCCGGGACGTCATCATCATGGCGGCGTTCCTGGCCCTCGAGAAGAAGGGGATCCCCCGGCTGCCGGTGAACCGGACCGGCAAGCGGGCAACCGCATCGATCTTCGTCGGCTTCGGGTTCGCCGCCCTGGGGGCAGTCATGAAGGTGAGCGGGGTGCACGGCGAGCGCTCGGCGGCGGCCGGGGTGCACGACACCGCGCTGGTGTTCCTGATCCTCGGCGCGGCGCTCTACTGGGCGGCCGGGTACCTGTACGCCACCGAGATCCGGCGCGGGGCGGCGCGGGCGGGCGGGACTGGCCAGGCCCAGACAGGCGGCGGAAGCCGCTAA
- a CDS encoding PHB depolymerase family esterase, translating to MRSVEGFVWHSERRVLTAGGRARVYRLYRPRGLSRGNRVPLVMVLHGGFGSGAQAEYAYRWNDLADVHGFVLCYPDGLGHSWNAGTCCGPAVREGVDDVAFLAAVLEEAGATEGVDPRRVYAAGISNGAMMAYRLGCDLPGRLAAIGSVAGTMVCECRRPAPISVLAIHGLEDANLPFGGGIGAKAFEPTPRPPVLSVMDVWRQAGRCGPPRVIEAPPVRTESWSGPNGIEVRLTTIAGAGHQWPGGRPPAPRVARALRLDPPSPALDATAVLWDFFAAHPRLEAPAGR from the coding sequence GTGCGCAGCGTCGAAGGGTTCGTCTGGCACAGCGAGCGGCGGGTGCTCACCGCCGGCGGGCGCGCGCGGGTGTACCGCCTCTACCGGCCCCGGGGCCTGTCCCGGGGCAACCGGGTGCCCCTCGTGATGGTGCTGCACGGCGGCTTCGGGTCCGGGGCGCAGGCCGAGTACGCCTACCGGTGGAACGACCTCGCCGACGTGCACGGCTTCGTCCTGTGCTACCCGGACGGCCTCGGCCACTCGTGGAACGCCGGCACGTGCTGCGGGCCGGCGGTGCGGGAGGGGGTGGACGACGTGGCCTTCCTGGCCGCCGTGCTGGAGGAGGCGGGTGCCACCGAGGGGGTCGATCCCCGCCGGGTGTACGCCGCCGGCATCTCCAACGGGGCGATGATGGCCTACCGCCTGGGGTGCGACCTCCCCGGGCGCCTGGCGGCGATCGGCTCGGTGGCCGGGACCATGGTGTGCGAGTGCCGCCGGCCGGCGCCCATCTCGGTCCTGGCGATCCACGGCCTGGAGGATGCCAACCTCCCCTTCGGGGGCGGCATCGGGGCGAAGGCCTTCGAGCCCACGCCCCGGCCCCCGGTGCTCTCGGTCATGGACGTCTGGCGCCAGGCCGGCCGCTGCGGTCCCCCCCGGGTGATCGAGGCGCCCCCGGTGCGCACCGAGAGCTGGTCGGGTCCGAACGGCATCGAGGTGCGCCTGACCACCATCGCCGGCGCCGGCCACCAGTGGCCCGGCGGCCGCCCCCCGGCACCCCGGGTGGCCCGGGCGCTGCGGCTGGACCCGCCCAGCCCGGCGCTGGATGCCACCGCGGTGCTGTGGGACTTCTTCGCCGCCCATCCGCGTCTGGAGGCGCCGGCCGGCCGGTAG
- a CDS encoding thioredoxin family protein has protein sequence MATVNLTGDSFWDTVRANSIVLVDFWAEWCGPCKRFAPVFERVSEQHPDIVFGKVDTEAEPALSASARILSIPTLFVFREGICLLAQPGAMPEGALTELIDRIRGIDMDDLRRRIAEEDAAPQTPRG, from the coding sequence ATGGCCACCGTCAACCTCACCGGCGACTCCTTCTGGGACACCGTCCGGGCCAACAGCATCGTCCTGGTGGACTTCTGGGCCGAATGGTGCGGGCCGTGCAAGCGTTTCGCCCCGGTCTTCGAGCGGGTGTCGGAGCAGCATCCCGACATCGTGTTCGGCAAGGTCGACACCGAGGCGGAGCCGGCGCTGTCCGCCTCCGCCCGCATCCTCTCCATCCCCACGCTGTTCGTGTTCCGGGAGGGCATCTGCCTGCTCGCCCAGCCCGGGGCGATGCCCGAGGGCGCCCTGACCGAGCTCATCGACCGCATCCGGGGCATCGACATGGACGACCTGCGCCGCCGGATCGCCGAGGAGGACGCCGCCCCGCAGACCCCCCGGGGCTGA
- a CDS encoding excinuclease ABC subunit UvrA, with protein sequence MDPADRHDVIRVQGARENNLKNLSVELPKRRLTVFTGVSGSGKSSLVFSTIAAESQRLINETYSAFVQGFMPNLARPDVDVLEGLTTAIIVDQQRMGADPRSTVGTATDANAMLRILFSRLGQPHIGSPQAYSFNVPSVRASGAMTVERGSAKTEHVSFTRTGGMCPRCEGRGSVSDIDLTELYDDTKSLAEGALDIPGYTTGGWNYRLYASSGFFDPHKPIRDFTAQELHDFLHHEPVRMKIEGINMTYEGLVLRVQKSMLSKDREGMQPHIRAFVDRVATFTACPDCGGTRLSEAARSSRIGEINIADACAMQISDLAGWVAALDEPSVAPLLSSLRQIIDSFVEIGLGYLSLERPSGTLSGGEAQRVKMIRHLGSSLTDVTYVFDEPTVGLHPHDIQRMNRLLVALRDKGNTVLVVEHKPDVIAIADHVVDLGPGAGEQGGTVCYAGPVDGLRASATLTGRHLSYRARLKQEPRAPTGKLEVRHASRHNLHDVDVDIPLGVLCVVTGVAGSGKSSLIHGSIPKRAGVVSIDQTPIRGSRRSNPATYSGLLDPIRNAFAKANGVKAGLFSANSEGACPNCAGNGVIYTDLAVMATVATVCEECEGKRFDASVLEYRLAGRDISEVLAMSVSEADAFFGAGPAKTPAARKILERLGDVGLGYLRIGQPLTTLSGGERQRLKLAIQMATDGGIYVLDEPTSGLHLADVEQLLALLDRLVDSGKSVIVIEHHLAVIAHADWIIDLGPGAGHDGGRVVFTGTPAALVAAPNTLTGEHLAAYTG encoded by the coding sequence GTGGACCCCGCTGACCGCCACGACGTCATCCGGGTGCAGGGCGCCCGGGAGAACAACCTCAAGAACCTGAGCGTCGAGCTGCCCAAGCGCCGGCTGACGGTCTTCACCGGCGTTTCCGGCTCCGGCAAGAGCTCGCTGGTGTTCAGCACCATCGCCGCCGAGTCGCAGCGCCTCATCAACGAGACCTACAGCGCGTTCGTGCAGGGCTTCATGCCGAACCTGGCCCGGCCGGACGTCGATGTCCTCGAAGGGCTCACCACGGCGATCATCGTCGACCAGCAGCGGATGGGCGCCGACCCCCGGTCCACGGTCGGCACCGCCACCGACGCCAACGCGATGCTGCGCATCCTCTTCAGCCGCCTCGGGCAGCCGCACATCGGCTCGCCGCAGGCGTACTCCTTCAACGTCCCCTCGGTGCGGGCCAGCGGGGCGATGACGGTGGAGCGGGGCAGCGCCAAGACCGAGCACGTGTCCTTCACCCGCACGGGTGGCATGTGCCCCCGGTGCGAAGGGCGGGGCAGCGTCTCCGACATCGACCTCACCGAGCTCTACGACGACACCAAGTCGCTCGCCGAGGGTGCGCTGGACATCCCGGGCTACACGACGGGCGGCTGGAACTACCGGCTCTACGCCTCATCGGGCTTCTTCGATCCCCACAAGCCCATCCGGGACTTCACCGCCCAGGAGCTGCACGACTTCCTCCACCACGAGCCGGTCCGGATGAAGATCGAGGGCATCAACATGACGTATGAGGGGCTGGTCCTCCGGGTCCAGAAGTCGATGCTCTCCAAGGACCGGGAGGGGATGCAGCCTCACATCCGGGCCTTCGTGGACCGGGTGGCCACCTTCACCGCCTGCCCCGACTGCGGCGGTACCCGGCTGAGCGAGGCGGCCCGGTCGTCGCGCATCGGGGAGATCAACATCGCCGATGCGTGCGCCATGCAGATCAGCGACCTGGCCGGGTGGGTGGCGGCCCTCGACGAGCCGTCCGTGGCGCCCCTGCTCAGTTCCCTGCGCCAGATCATCGACTCATTCGTCGAGATCGGTCTGGGGTACCTCTCGCTCGAGCGGCCCTCGGGCACCCTGTCCGGCGGCGAGGCGCAGCGGGTCAAGATGATCCGCCACCTGGGCTCGTCCCTGACCGACGTCACCTACGTCTTCGACGAGCCCACCGTCGGCCTGCATCCCCACGACATCCAGCGCATGAACCGGCTGCTGGTGGCGTTGCGGGACAAGGGCAACACCGTCCTCGTCGTCGAGCACAAGCCGGATGTGATCGCCATTGCCGACCACGTCGTCGACCTCGGCCCCGGCGCCGGCGAGCAGGGCGGCACCGTGTGCTACGCCGGGCCGGTCGACGGTCTGCGGGCCAGCGCCACCCTCACCGGCCGGCACCTCAGCTACCGGGCCCGGCTCAAGCAGGAACCCCGGGCACCGACGGGGAAGCTCGAGGTCCGCCATGCCAGCCGGCACAACCTGCACGACGTGGACGTGGACATCCCCCTGGGCGTGCTCTGTGTCGTGACCGGCGTGGCCGGTTCCGGCAAGAGCTCGCTCATCCACGGCTCCATCCCGAAGCGAGCCGGGGTGGTATCGATCGACCAGACCCCGATCCGCGGCTCCCGGCGCAGCAACCCGGCCACCTACTCCGGGCTCCTCGACCCGATCCGGAATGCGTTCGCCAAGGCGAACGGCGTCAAGGCGGGCCTCTTCAGTGCGAACTCCGAGGGGGCGTGCCCCAACTGCGCCGGCAACGGTGTCATCTACACCGACCTCGCCGTGATGGCCACCGTGGCGACCGTGTGCGAGGAGTGCGAGGGCAAGCGCTTCGATGCCAGCGTGCTGGAGTACAGGCTGGCCGGGCGGGACATCAGCGAGGTGCTCGCCATGTCGGTCAGCGAGGCAGATGCATTCTTCGGTGCCGGGCCGGCGAAGACCCCGGCCGCCCGCAAGATCCTGGAGCGCCTGGGCGACGTCGGCTTGGGCTACCTGCGGATCGGCCAGCCCCTGACGACCCTGTCAGGCGGGGAGCGCCAGCGCCTGAAGTTGGCGATCCAGATGGCCACCGACGGCGGCATCTACGTGCTCGACGAGCCGACCAGCGGCCTGCACCTGGCCGATGTCGAGCAGCTGCTCGCGTTGCTCGACCGGCTGGTGGACTCCGGCAAATCAGTCATCGTGATCGAGCACCACCTGGCGGTGATCGCCCACGCCGACTGGATCATCGACCTCGGCCCGGGCGCGGGCCATGACGGCGGGCGCGTGGTGTTCACCGGGACGCCCGCAGCGTTGGTTGCGGCCCCCAACACGCTGACCGGCGAGCACCTGGCGGCGTACACCGGCTGA